One stretch of Nocardia mangyaensis DNA includes these proteins:
- a CDS encoding DUF3152 domain-containing protein, translated as MTDRPEPSSGGGRDVARPTQLTESGSATPAPEGSGLQVYDPPGLYQPADRSRQPLRARWNPTDADNGRPRSPQRDAKKQSAIGRFVSTYGWRAYALPVLLAVTVLVIADAVRTGPVTTQLEPTFGAHSPEVAKTGIIGAPPGDGKFPADLPLGALPEGGEFVERAAGTWHVVPGTTPQVGQGAERVFRYTVEVEDGIDTSPFGGDVAVATMVDTTLANPKSWTHDAKFAFQRVDAGVPDFRISLTSRDSTRASCGFEIPIDSSCYNASLGRVVLSEVRWVRGALAFDGDIGSYRQYLINHEVGHAIGYHGHQPCETDGGLAPIMMQQTFGTKNNDIAVLDPHGVVPADGKTCRFNPWPYPRG; from the coding sequence GTGACCGACCGCCCGGAACCCTCGTCCGGCGGCGGGCGCGATGTCGCTCGCCCCACGCAACTCACCGAGTCCGGTTCCGCGACTCCGGCGCCAGAGGGATCGGGACTACAGGTCTACGACCCCCCGGGGCTGTATCAGCCCGCCGACCGATCCCGCCAGCCGCTGCGGGCCCGCTGGAACCCCACCGACGCCGACAACGGCAGGCCGCGCAGCCCGCAGCGGGATGCCAAGAAGCAGAGTGCGATCGGCCGGTTCGTCTCCACGTATGGCTGGCGGGCGTACGCGTTGCCGGTGTTGCTCGCCGTCACGGTGCTGGTGATCGCCGATGCGGTGCGTACCGGGCCGGTCACCACGCAGCTCGAACCGACCTTCGGCGCGCACAGCCCCGAGGTGGCCAAGACCGGGATCATCGGCGCTCCGCCCGGGGACGGGAAGTTCCCCGCGGATCTGCCGTTGGGCGCGCTGCCGGAGGGCGGTGAGTTCGTCGAGCGGGCGGCGGGCACCTGGCATGTCGTGCCGGGCACGACCCCGCAGGTCGGGCAGGGCGCCGAACGGGTCTTCCGCTACACCGTCGAGGTGGAGGACGGTATCGACACCTCGCCGTTCGGCGGTGACGTCGCGGTGGCCACGATGGTGGACACCACGCTGGCCAACCCGAAGAGCTGGACTCACGACGCCAAGTTCGCCTTCCAGCGCGTCGATGCCGGCGTCCCCGACTTCCGGATCTCGCTCACCTCACGCGACAGCACTCGCGCGTCGTGCGGATTCGAGATCCCGATCGATTCCTCGTGCTACAACGCCAGCCTCGGCCGGGTGGTGCTCTCGGAGGTGCGGTGGGTGCGCGGCGCACTCGCCTTCGACGGTGATATCGGCTCCTACCGGCAGTACCTGATCAATCACGAGGTCGGCCACGCGATCGGCTATCACGGCCACCAGCCGTGTGAGACCGATGGTGGCCTCGCGCCGATCATGATGCAGCAGACCTTCGGTACCAAGAACAACGACATCGCCGTGCTCGACCCGCACGGCGTGGTGCCCGCCGACGGCAAGACCTGCCGCTTCAACCCCTGGCCCTACCCCCGCGGATAG
- the moeZ gene encoding adenylyltransferase/sulfurtransferase MoeZ, which translates to MSFNGSLPPLVEPAAELTKDEVARYSRHLIIPDLGVDGQKRLKNAKVLVIGAGGLGSPALVYLAAAGVGTLGIVEFDEVDASNLQRQIIHGESDIGRPKADSARDSILEINSGITVNLHKIRLEPDNAVELFADYDLIVDGTDNFATRYLVNDAAVLAGKPYVWGSIYRFEGQVSVFWEDAPDGRGINYRDLYPEAPPPGMVPSCAEGGVLGVLCASIGSVMVTEAIKLITGIGETLLGRLMVYDALDMNYRTIKLRRDPERQPITELIDYEAFCGVVSEEGAAAAAGSTITAAELKDLLDADKIELIDVREPVEWDIVHIEGATLIPKDRILSGEALSELSQHKPIVLHCKTGIRSAEALAALKRAGFADATHLQGGVVAWAKQVDPSLPVY; encoded by the coding sequence GTGTCTTTCAACGGGTCCTTGCCGCCGCTGGTCGAACCGGCCGCGGAACTGACCAAGGACGAGGTCGCCCGCTACAGCAGGCACCTGATCATCCCCGATCTGGGCGTCGACGGTCAGAAACGGTTGAAGAACGCCAAGGTGCTCGTGATCGGCGCCGGTGGCCTCGGCTCGCCCGCGCTGGTGTACCTGGCCGCCGCCGGGGTGGGCACGCTCGGCATCGTCGAGTTCGACGAGGTCGACGCCTCGAACCTGCAGCGCCAGATCATCCACGGCGAATCCGACATCGGCCGTCCCAAGGCCGACAGCGCTCGTGATTCCATCCTGGAGATCAACTCCGGGATCACTGTCAACCTGCACAAGATCCGGCTCGAACCCGACAACGCGGTCGAGTTGTTCGCCGACTACGACCTGATCGTCGACGGCACCGACAACTTCGCCACCCGCTACCTGGTCAACGATGCCGCCGTCCTCGCGGGCAAGCCCTATGTGTGGGGCTCGATCTACCGCTTCGAGGGCCAGGTGTCGGTGTTCTGGGAGGACGCTCCCGACGGGCGCGGCATCAACTACCGCGACCTGTACCCGGAGGCCCCGCCGCCGGGCATGGTTCCCTCCTGCGCCGAGGGTGGCGTGCTGGGCGTGCTGTGCGCCTCGATCGGTTCGGTGATGGTGACCGAGGCGATCAAGCTGATCACTGGCATCGGCGAGACGCTGCTGGGCCGCCTGATGGTCTACGACGCACTGGACATGAACTACCGCACCATCAAACTGCGCCGTGATCCGGAACGGCAGCCGATCACCGAACTGATCGACTACGAGGCGTTCTGCGGCGTGGTCTCCGAGGAAGGTGCCGCGGCCGCGGCCGGATCGACGATCACCGCCGCCGAGCTCAAGGACCTGCTCGACGCGGACAAGATCGAGCTGATCGACGTGCGCGAGCCGGTCGAGTGGGACATCGTGCACATCGAGGGCGCGACCCTGATCCCCAAGGACCGCATTCTCTCCGGTGAGGCGCTCTCGGAGCTGTCGCAGCACAAGCCGATCGTGCTGCACTGCAAGACCGGTATCCGTTCGGCCGAGGCGCTGGCCGCGCTCAAGCGGGCCGGCTTCGCCGACGCGACCCATCTGCAGGGTGGTGTGGTGGCCTGGGCCAAGCAGGTCGATCCCTCGCTGCCGGTCTACTGA
- a CDS encoding acid phosphatase, with protein MSAPDARLVLLRHGETTWSSQRRHTSHTDLPLTELGEAQATAAGLVLTSLELRDPLVFTSPRLRARTTAELAGLPHAEVDEDLVEWDYGDYEGITTAQIRESVPGWTVWTAPVPGGETAEQVGARADRVLGRVEPVLPERDVVLVGHGHFSRVLIARWAEFGVREGRRFAMSTGAVSVLGFDHDAHTIWAHNLTVRTEPTEGAAR; from the coding sequence ATGTCCGCACCCGACGCCCGACTGGTCCTGCTGCGCCACGGGGAAACCACCTGGTCCAGTCAGCGACGGCACACCAGCCACACCGACCTGCCACTGACCGAGCTCGGCGAGGCGCAGGCCACCGCCGCCGGGCTGGTCCTGACCTCGCTCGAGCTGCGCGATCCGCTCGTGTTCACCAGCCCGCGATTGCGGGCGCGCACGACCGCGGAGCTGGCCGGGTTGCCGCACGCCGAGGTCGACGAGGACCTGGTCGAATGGGACTACGGCGACTACGAGGGCATCACCACCGCCCAGATCCGCGAGTCGGTCCCCGGCTGGACGGTGTGGACCGCACCGGTGCCCGGCGGCGAGACGGCCGAGCAGGTGGGCGCTCGGGCCGATCGGGTGCTGGGCCGGGTCGAACCGGTGCTGCCCGAGCGCGATGTGGTGCTCGTCGGCCACGGGCACTTCTCGCGGGTGCTGATCGCGCGCTGGGCGGAGTTCGGGGTGCGCGAGGGCCGCCGGTTCGCGATGTCGACCGGCGCGGTCAGCGTGCTCGGCTTCGACCACGACGCGCACACCATCTGGGCCCACAACCTGACCGTCCGCACCGAACCGACCGAAGGAGCCGCCCGATGA
- a CDS encoding DEAD/DEAH box helicase translates to MTRKARTLSKITVEQEPGLTDNLLTAELDTTHIPPSFAELGVRPEIVRALGEIGIERTFAIQELTLPLALAGDDLIGQARTGMGKTFGFGVPLLHRIATADTGTTPLDGTPRALVIVPTRELCIQVSKDLENASKYLTNHQGSLKVCAIYGGRPYDTQIAALRDGVDVVVGTPGRLLDLANQNHLILGKIGVLVLDEADEMLDLGFLPDIERILSMVPAARQTMLFSATMPGPIITLARTFLTKPTHIRAELANDSAVHDRTEQFVYRAHAMDKAELVARVLQAESRGATMIFTRTKRTAQKVADDLAERGFNVGAVHGDLNQVAREKALTKFRKGGIDVLVATDVAARGIDIDDVTHVINYQCPEDEKTYVHRIGRTGRAGRTGVAITLIDWDELHRWESINKALGLNMADPAETYSSSPHLYAELGIPEGVTGVIRKATPARADGDVVEERTERPKSTRSRRRTRGGKADQPAENGSTPTEAISDADQAEGTEGDKPARRRRRRRRSGEAGEANTESNDSGTETAADQAPADTADAGDTSAEAKPARRRRRRKPAEATANDAAVTVDA, encoded by the coding sequence ATGACGAGGAAGGCACGAACCCTGAGCAAGATCACTGTCGAACAGGAACCCGGCTTGACCGACAACCTCCTGACGGCCGAACTGGACACCACCCACATCCCGCCGAGTTTCGCCGAATTGGGCGTGCGCCCCGAAATCGTGCGCGCGCTCGGCGAGATCGGGATCGAACGCACCTTCGCGATTCAGGAACTGACCCTGCCGCTGGCCCTGGCCGGTGACGATCTCATCGGCCAGGCCCGCACCGGCATGGGTAAGACCTTCGGTTTCGGCGTCCCGCTGCTGCACCGCATCGCCACCGCCGACACCGGAACCACCCCGCTCGACGGCACCCCGCGCGCCCTGGTCATCGTGCCGACGCGCGAGCTGTGCATCCAGGTCAGCAAGGACCTGGAGAACGCGAGCAAGTACCTGACCAACCACCAGGGTTCGCTGAAGGTCTGCGCCATCTACGGTGGCCGCCCCTACGACACCCAGATCGCCGCCCTGCGCGACGGTGTCGACGTGGTCGTCGGTACCCCGGGCCGACTACTGGATCTGGCCAACCAGAACCACCTCATCCTGGGCAAGATCGGCGTGCTGGTCCTCGACGAGGCCGACGAGATGCTCGACCTGGGCTTCCTGCCCGACATCGAGCGCATCCTGTCGATGGTCCCCGCCGCACGCCAGACCATGCTGTTCTCGGCGACCATGCCCGGCCCGATCATCACCCTGGCCCGCACCTTCCTGACCAAGCCGACGCACATCCGCGCCGAGCTGGCCAACGATTCCGCGGTGCACGACCGCACCGAGCAGTTCGTCTACCGCGCGCACGCGATGGACAAGGCCGAACTGGTCGCGCGGGTGCTGCAGGCCGAGTCGCGGGGCGCGACGATGATCTTCACCCGCACCAAGCGCACCGCGCAGAAGGTGGCCGACGATCTCGCCGAGCGCGGTTTCAATGTCGGTGCCGTGCACGGTGACCTCAACCAGGTCGCTCGTGAGAAGGCGCTGACCAAGTTCCGCAAGGGTGGGATCGACGTGCTCGTCGCCACCGATGTCGCCGCGCGCGGTATCGACATCGACGACGTCACCCACGTCATCAACTACCAGTGCCCCGAGGACGAGAAGACCTACGTGCACCGGATCGGCCGCACCGGCCGCGCAGGCCGCACCGGCGTCGCGATCACCCTCATCGACTGGGACGAGTTGCACCGCTGGGAGTCGATCAACAAGGCGCTCGGCCTGAACATGGCCGACCCCGCCGAGACCTACTCCAGCTCCCCGCACCTGTACGCCGAACTCGGCATCCCCGAGGGCGTCACGGGCGTGATCCGCAAGGCCACGCCCGCCCGTGCGGACGGCGACGTGGTCGAGGAGCGCACCGAGCGACCCAAGTCGACCCGCAGCCGTCGTCGCACCCGCGGCGGCAAGGCCGACCAGCCCGCCGAGAACGGCAGCACGCCTACCGAGGCGATCAGCGACGCCGACCAGGCCGAAGGCACCGAGGGCGACAAGCCCGCCCGCCGCCGTCGTCGCCGCCGCCGCTCCGGCGAGGCGGGCGAGGCGAACACCGAGTCGAACGACTCCGGCACCGAGACCGCCGCCGACCAGGCCCCGGCCGACACCGCTGACGCCGGCGATACTTCGGCCGAAGCCAAGCCCGCCCGGCGCAGGCGCCGTCGTAAGCCCGCCGAGGCCACGGCGAATGACGCAGCGGTCACCGTAGACGCTTAG
- a CDS encoding PQQ-binding-like beta-propeller repeat protein, whose product MLAPERRTRADIFAAVTIAVALVVAAVVVWARADATGTESVTADSPAPTVTAATQLPAELRELWHAPDGSSGRALTSGNVAVTGNDGTVSGRDPATGEQRWWYHRDMPLCGVESQFGTVIATYRDQRGCSQTTMLEADTGERRVARSSYMDDAIRLTGDGTYLLALGPDRLEMWRSDLVRTLEYGYVDAPVNPNTQPRSGCALRSAASSSARLSVLERCPGDTTDRLTVLNPAPKEATHPEEHGSRVLTAPGADSPELRVVAVSENKTAVYYPPTEPTATGPGLPARIAVHDGTGNEIATHPLDAPWSERATVTRIGTAAYIFTGDSLIALSPNTLQPAWTVPDVLGTPAVMAGRLLVPVAEGQLALDTSDGSTVARIPVQRSGYQGEVISTAVLGDTVFERRGGQLYALG is encoded by the coding sequence GTGCTTGCACCGGAGCGGCGGACGCGCGCCGACATCTTCGCCGCGGTGACGATCGCCGTCGCCCTCGTGGTGGCCGCGGTCGTGGTGTGGGCGCGCGCCGACGCGACCGGGACCGAGTCGGTCACCGCCGACTCCCCCGCCCCGACCGTCACCGCGGCCACCCAGCTGCCCGCCGAGCTGCGGGAACTGTGGCATGCGCCCGACGGGTCGAGCGGGCGGGCCCTCACCTCCGGCAATGTAGCGGTGACCGGGAACGACGGGACCGTGAGCGGACGGGATCCGGCCACCGGTGAGCAGCGCTGGTGGTATCACCGCGACATGCCGCTGTGCGGGGTGGAATCGCAGTTCGGCACCGTCATCGCCACCTATCGCGATCAGCGCGGGTGCAGCCAGACCACCATGCTCGAAGCCGACACCGGCGAGCGGCGCGTCGCGCGCAGCAGCTACATGGACGACGCCATCCGCCTCACCGGCGATGGCACGTACCTGCTGGCGCTCGGCCCCGACCGGCTGGAGATGTGGCGCTCGGATCTGGTGCGCACCCTGGAGTACGGCTATGTCGACGCCCCGGTGAACCCGAACACCCAGCCGCGCTCGGGCTGCGCGCTGCGCTCGGCCGCCTCGAGCTCCGCGCGCCTGTCCGTGCTCGAACGCTGCCCCGGCGACACCACCGACCGGCTGACCGTGCTGAATCCGGCACCGAAGGAAGCGACCCACCCCGAGGAACACGGCTCCCGCGTGCTCACCGCGCCCGGCGCCGATTCCCCGGAGCTGCGCGTGGTCGCGGTGTCGGAGAACAAGACCGCGGTCTACTACCCACCCACCGAACCCACCGCGACGGGCCCCGGGCTACCCGCCCGGATCGCCGTGCACGACGGCACCGGCAACGAGATCGCGACGCACCCACTGGACGCGCCGTGGAGCGAGCGCGCCACCGTCACCCGAATCGGCACGGCGGCCTACATCTTCACCGGCGACAGCCTGATCGCCTTGAGCCCGAACACCTTGCAACCGGCGTGGACCGTGCCCGATGTCCTCGGCACCCCGGCGGTGATGGCGGGCCGGCTGCTCGTCCCGGTCGCCGAAGGACAGCTCGCGCTCGACACCTCCGACGGCAGTACCGTCGCCCGGATCCCGGTCCAGCGCAGTGGCTATCAGGGCGAGGTCATCTCCACCGCCGTCCTCGGCGACACGGTGTTCGAACGGCGCGGCGGACAGTTGTACGCGCTCGGCTGA
- a CDS encoding alpha/beta fold hydrolase, which yields MSITETVTTAARNAWALSFGAGIEPVDPTPSTVLWDEPHRLLRRYHTEISSATTDSAVLLVPPLAAPATCFDLRPDQSLARHLVRSGRAPYLVDYGEMSFADRRMGFEDWVTDILPEAILRASADRGGAPVDLVGWSIGGVFALLTAAANPELPIRSVTGVGPPLDYDKMIGIPQLRAVAGLTGGLAMTTAVRAAGGIPASLTRIAYRLAAIDRELARPLFVATNLAKTDTLAKMESIDRFQAAMPGYPGRFYGQLWGRFMLANDIGKGKIELRDRTIELADVRVPVLLVGGTADVITPKSAVEAGLRTLTGSPSVTYEIAPGSHLGILAGPDARDTTWTYLDKFLAERD from the coding sequence GTGAGCATCACCGAGACCGTCACCACTGCCGCGCGCAACGCGTGGGCGCTGAGCTTCGGCGCCGGTATCGAGCCCGTCGACCCGACGCCCTCGACCGTGCTGTGGGACGAGCCGCACCGCCTGCTGCGTCGCTACCATACCGAAATATCCTCTGCCACAACGGATTCCGCTGTGCTTCTGGTACCGCCGCTGGCCGCGCCCGCCACCTGTTTCGACCTGCGGCCCGACCAGAGCCTGGCGCGGCACCTGGTGCGGTCGGGTCGTGCGCCGTATCTGGTCGACTACGGCGAGATGTCGTTCGCGGACCGTCGCATGGGTTTCGAGGACTGGGTCACCGACATCCTGCCCGAGGCGATCCTGCGGGCCAGCGCCGATCGTGGCGGCGCACCCGTCGACCTGGTCGGCTGGTCGATCGGTGGGGTGTTCGCCCTGCTCACCGCGGCCGCGAATCCCGAACTACCGATCCGCTCGGTGACCGGCGTCGGCCCGCCGCTGGACTACGACAAGATGATCGGCATCCCGCAGTTACGCGCGGTCGCCGGGCTGACCGGCGGTCTGGCGATGACCACGGCCGTGCGAGCCGCAGGCGGCATCCCCGCCTCGCTGACCCGGATCGCCTACCGCCTCGCCGCCATCGACCGCGAACTGGCGCGACCGCTGTTCGTCGCGACCAATCTGGCCAAGACCGACACGCTGGCCAAAATGGAATCGATCGACCGATTCCAGGCCGCCATGCCCGGCTACCCCGGCCGCTTCTACGGCCAGCTCTGGGGCCGGTTCATGCTCGCCAACGACATCGGCAAGGGCAAGATCGAACTACGCGACCGCACGATCGAACTCGCCGACGTGCGCGTGCCGGTCCTGCTGGTCGGCGGCACCGCCGACGTGATCACCCCGAAGTCCGCCGTCGAGGCCGGTCTGCGCACCCTGACCGGCTCCCCCTCGGTCACCTACGAGATCGCCCCCGGCAGCCACCTCGGCATCCTCGCCGGCCCCGACGCCCGCGACACCACCTGGACCTACCTCGACAAGTTCCTGGCCGAACGCGATTGA
- a CDS encoding TIGR02569 family protein, which produces MTSVEPPEHVRATFGLREVTPVSLGDWDGGWRLGDVVLSPVADHARAAWSAKVRETLAVDGLRVARPVRATDGRYVVSGWRADTYVDGAPEPRHDEVVSVSLRLHQATAQLERPRFLVQPPVAPWVDVDVFVAADRAAWESVPLRSLRAGGVPIAATPDGQRSLELIGQLSTLRKPIRSPDQLVHGDLFGTVLFAGAHTPGLTDITPYWRPAVWAAGVVVVDALAWGGGDDGLLDRWSTLPEWPQMLLRALMFRLAVHALHPRSTPEAFPGLARTADMVRLAL; this is translated from the coding sequence GTGACCTCAGTCGAACCTCCCGAGCATGTGCGAGCCACATTCGGACTTCGCGAAGTGACACCGGTTTCCCTCGGTGACTGGGACGGGGGCTGGCGGCTGGGTGACGTGGTGCTGAGCCCGGTCGCCGACCACGCGCGGGCCGCCTGGTCGGCGAAGGTACGCGAGACCCTCGCGGTGGACGGGTTGCGGGTGGCCCGGCCGGTCAGGGCCACCGATGGCCGGTATGTGGTCTCCGGCTGGCGCGCCGACACCTACGTCGACGGCGCGCCGGAGCCGCGCCACGACGAGGTGGTCTCGGTCTCGCTGCGATTACACCAGGCGACAGCGCAATTGGAGCGTCCCCGGTTCCTGGTCCAGCCGCCGGTCGCGCCGTGGGTGGATGTGGACGTGTTCGTCGCCGCCGATCGCGCGGCCTGGGAGTCGGTGCCGCTGCGTAGTCTGCGCGCTGGTGGCGTGCCGATCGCCGCCACGCCCGACGGGCAGCGCAGCCTCGAGCTGATCGGGCAGCTCTCGACCTTGCGCAAGCCGATCCGCAGCCCCGACCAGCTCGTGCACGGCGACCTGTTCGGCACCGTGCTGTTCGCCGGTGCGCACACTCCCGGCCTCACCGACATCACGCCCTACTGGCGTCCGGCCGTGTGGGCCGCGGGCGTGGTCGTGGTCGACGCGCTGGCCTGGGGCGGGGGCGATGACGGCCTGCTCGACCGCTGGTCCACCCTGCCCGAATGGCCGCAGATGCTGCTGCGCGCCTTGATGTTCCGCCTGGCCGTGCACGCGCTGCACCCGCGCTCGACGCCGGAGGCCTTCCCCGGCCTGGCGCGCACCGCCGACATGGTCCGTTTGGCGCTGTAA
- a CDS encoding GNAT family N-acetyltransferase, giving the protein MSAVVRRAVPADVTAMVGLVHDLAEYEKAPAECTLTDPQLHAALFGPAPALFAHVAERDGVVVGCAIWFLNYSTWDGVHGIHLEDLYVRPETRGSGLGRALIAALAAEAVERGYSRVSWSVLTWNTPSIAFYESLGAAPQDEWIGYRLSGAELAALAGSGS; this is encoded by the coding sequence ATGAGCGCGGTCGTGCGCCGCGCCGTTCCCGCCGATGTGACCGCGATGGTCGGGCTCGTCCACGATCTGGCCGAGTACGAGAAGGCGCCCGCCGAGTGCACCCTCACCGACCCGCAACTGCACGCGGCGCTGTTCGGTCCGGCCCCAGCGCTGTTCGCACACGTCGCCGAGCGCGACGGCGTCGTGGTGGGCTGTGCGATCTGGTTTCTGAACTACTCCACCTGGGACGGCGTGCACGGCATCCATCTGGAGGACCTGTATGTGCGGCCGGAGACCCGCGGCAGCGGCCTCGGACGCGCCCTGATCGCAGCGCTGGCCGCCGAGGCGGTCGAGCGCGGCTACAGCAGGGTGTCGTGGTCGGTGCTCACCTGGAACACCCCGTCGATCGCCTTCTACGAATCACTCGGTGCCGCACCGCAGGACGAGTGGATCGGTTATCGGCTCTCGGGTGCCGAACTGGCCGCACTCGCCGGCTCCGGGAGCTGA
- a CDS encoding TetR/AcrR family transcriptional regulator, translated as MTDLVDRMTSRRSVPETVPAKRGTRLPRDERRQQLLLAASEVFVQRGYHAAGMDEISQVAGVSKPVLYQHFASKLELYLAVLQNYVDILVSSVRQALRSTTDNKQRVRAAVAAYFDFVDNEMQGFRLVFESDLTSEPQVQRRVEQATEACVDAVFDLVAHDSGLDPYRARILAVGLVGASQFTARYWLEADRPIPKDEAVDTTVALAWGGLKHVPLSAAPGTFGRQDR; from the coding sequence ATGACTGACCTCGTGGACCGCATGACCTCGCGCCGATCGGTGCCGGAGACGGTCCCGGCCAAGCGCGGCACCCGGCTGCCCCGGGACGAGCGCCGTCAGCAGCTGCTGCTGGCCGCCAGCGAGGTGTTCGTGCAGCGCGGGTACCACGCTGCCGGGATGGACGAGATCTCGCAGGTCGCCGGGGTCAGCAAGCCGGTGCTCTACCAACACTTCGCGAGCAAGCTGGAACTGTATCTGGCGGTGCTGCAGAACTACGTCGACATCCTGGTCTCGAGCGTGCGCCAGGCGCTGCGTTCCACCACCGACAACAAGCAGCGCGTGCGCGCCGCCGTCGCCGCCTACTTCGACTTCGTCGACAACGAGATGCAAGGCTTTCGCCTGGTCTTCGAATCCGACCTCACCAGCGAACCGCAGGTGCAGCGCCGGGTCGAGCAGGCCACCGAGGCGTGTGTCGACGCGGTCTTCGATCTGGTCGCCCACGACTCCGGCCTCGACCCCTACCGGGCCCGCATCCTGGCCGTCGGACTGGTGGGCGCGAGCCAGTTCACCGCCCGCTACTGGCTCGAGGCCGACCGCCCGATCCCGAAGGACGAGGCCGTGGACACCACAGTCGCCCTCGCCTGGGGCGGCCTGAAGCACGTGCCGCTGTCCGCCGCACCCGGTACCTTCGGTCGGCAGGATCGCTGA
- a CDS encoding DUF3107 domain-containing protein — translation MEVKIGISDSPRELVINSAQSPDEIEALVSDALSGQSGVVSLTDEKGRKFLIQAAKVAYVEIGSPATGRVGFATV, via the coding sequence GTGGAGGTCAAGATCGGTATTTCGGATAGCCCGCGCGAGCTCGTCATCAACAGCGCGCAGAGCCCTGACGAGATCGAGGCGCTGGTGTCCGATGCGCTGAGTGGCCAGAGCGGTGTCGTCTCGCTCACCGACGAGAAGGGCCGCAAGTTCCTGATCCAGGCCGCCAAGGTCGCCTACGTGGAGATCGGTTCCCCGGCGACCGGCCGTGTCGGCTTCGCCACGGTGTAG
- a CDS encoding ferritin-like fold-containing protein: MGAQTSAVPDVVTGEPLAADHPGVTELFAVIAYGEVSAFYRLAEEAKLAPSLRGRVAVAKMAAAELAHFETLEAALAARGADAEASMAQYQGALDSYHASTDPSTWLESMVKFYVGDGLAADFYSEIVGVLPAEVAEVVREVLAETGHSQFVVDEVRSAVAASRSERDRLTLWGRRLLGEAITQAQYVMAQRDELAELVLAATGDLNGIATLFDRMQERHAARMAELGL; this comes from the coding sequence ATGGGAGCACAGACCTCTGCCGTGCCGGATGTTGTCACGGGCGAGCCACTCGCCGCCGATCACCCGGGGGTGACCGAACTGTTCGCGGTCATCGCCTATGGCGAGGTGTCCGCGTTCTATCGGCTCGCCGAGGAAGCCAAGCTGGCGCCCTCACTGCGCGGTCGGGTGGCGGTGGCCAAGATGGCCGCGGCGGAGCTGGCGCACTTCGAGACGCTGGAGGCGGCACTGGCCGCGCGCGGCGCCGACGCCGAGGCGTCGATGGCGCAGTATCAGGGCGCGCTCGACTCCTACCACGCCTCCACCGACCCCTCGACCTGGCTCGAGTCGATGGTGAAGTTCTACGTCGGTGACGGCCTGGCCGCCGACTTCTACTCCGAGATCGTCGGCGTGCTGCCCGCCGAGGTCGCCGAGGTGGTGCGCGAGGTGCTCGCCGAGACCGGCCACTCGCAGTTCGTGGTCGACGAGGTGCGCAGCGCGGTGGCGGCCAGCCGCTCCGAGCGCGACCGCCTCACTCTGTGGGGACGCAGGCTGCTCGGCGAGGCGATCACCCAGGCCCAGTACGTGATGGCCCAGCGCGACGAGCTCGCAGAGCTGGTGCTGGCCGCGACCGGCGATCTCAACGGCATCGCCACACTGTTCGACCGGATGCAGGAGCGCCACGCCGCCCGGATGGCCGAACTCGGGCTCTAG